The Chloroflexota bacterium sequence GGCCCGCGCTCGGCACAGCGTCCAAATCCCACCGCTCACACTCGCGCCACCCACATTGTCATTCCGAGCGCAGCGAGGAATCCAGGGGGTGAAGACAAGGCGGCGCGGCGGTCAGGGCCGCGACTGGGGTGGACGACTCTCGAATAGCGATGTCCATTCAGACTATGGTATATATATAGCTATGAAACCTATACAGATCACATTCGACGAGGCCCTCCTGAAGCGCCTCGACGCGCACCCCGCCGTCCGGGAGCGAGGCCGCTCGGCCGTGCTGCGTGAAGCCGCCGCCGCCTACCTGGCCCAAAAGGACGCCGAGGACATCGCCCACCGATACCGCGAAGGCTACCGCGACTCCGCCGGCCTCGACGCCGAGCTCGAGGGCTGGGCCGGCGAGGGCGCATGGCCGGAGGACTAGACGCCGGGCCGCGTCGCGGCGAGATCTGGCACTACGGGTTCAAGTCGCCCGACAAGCGGCGCCCGGTCGTCGTCCTCACGCGCCAGGAAGTGCTCCCGC is a genomic window containing:
- a CDS encoding ribbon-helix-helix domain-containing protein, encoding MKPIQITFDEALLKRLDAHPAVRERGRSAVLREAAAAYLAQKDAEDIAHRYREGYRDSAGLDAELEGWAGEGAWPED